TTTACAATAAATGGCTTTCCTTCTATGGTAAGTACATCTCTTGCAGATGTTGGAATATTTTTATTGTAATATATCTGATTGTATGTAAATACAACATCATCTGCACTCACCGGCTTTCCATCAAACCATTTTGCATCTCTTAAATAAAATCTCCATATTGTTCCGGTTTTATCTTTTTCCCATCTTTCTGCAAGGTCAGGCTCCGGCAGTAATGTTTTTACATCTGTTTTTGTAAGTCCATTAAATAATGCTCCTATAACCGCTGTTGAGCTTGTTTCTGTTGCCATCACCGGATTAAATGTTTTTGCATCGGAAGATAAAGCCCTTTGCAATAAATCAGTTTCTTTTCCTATTACTATATTAAATTCTTCCAGATTAACCTTTTTTATTACACTAAGATTTGAGCTATCGGAAGATGAAGATATAAAATAAACCGGTAAAAATAAAACAATTATTAATAAAAATGCCAAGCCGGTATAAATTAATTTATTCATCAATCTTTTCTGCTTCTTCTACAATTAAAATAGGTATATCTTCTACGATTTTATATTTTAATTTACAAGCTCTGCAAATTAAACAATCTTCTTTATATTCAAGCTCACCTTTACATTTTGGACATACAATTATTTCAAGTATTTCCTTATCAATCATCTTAATCCTCAAAGATGTTATAATTTTTAAAAATTATATTATATATCGTGGAATAATGGAAGTTTTAATTTTTATCTGGATAATATATTTTCTTATTGTTAAATTTATAGGCGGTGATTATAAAAATCATATTAGATTAATAGTTTCTTTTGCCATAATTTTAATCCATTATGCTCTCTACCTTATATTTCAAGAAAAATATATAAATATTTTCGGCAATAGTTTATTTATCCTTGTAAATCTTTTTTTGTTTGATTATCTAAACTATACACTACAAAAGAAAATAAAGCTTTTTGTTTTTAAATTTTTTACTTTATTATTTATATCAGAAATTATCTCTAATCTTTACAAAATAAATCTTTATAACATTCCATTTGTTTTATCTATCTTAGTTTTATCTTTTAGAAATTATAAATCTAACTTAGAGCTTGTTTTATGGAATATCACCTTAATAATAATAGCAGTTTCTTATTTTTATAATTTTTATTTTTATTATTTTTATGCTTTACTTACGCCTTTTTTTATTAAAAATCTTTTAGATACATATCAAGATACTTTAAAAAAAGAAGAAAGAGATTTTAAATTAAGAATAAGAAAAGAAATAGATTTTGAGATAAATAGGCAGATAGAAGATTTAAGAAATGAACTTGAAATTATATACAAAAAATTAAAAGAGATATTTAGATTAAGTTCTTTTACTATTAAAGAGTTTGATATAGATTCAATGCTTACTAAATTTTGCTCCGGTTTATTAGATTTAGGTTATACCGGCGTTTATGTTGTTGTTGAAAATATACAAAAAAAAGAAGGTTTTTTCCCGAATGTAAAAAGATTTCAAGAAGAGATTTTTCCAAAGCTAAATACATTACAGATTATAGAAGATAGATATATTGCCATTCCACTAAGTATAGAAGATAAAAATATAGGATATGTGGCAATCTACAAAAAAAATCCAATAGATATAAGCGAGATAGAATATCTCCAAATATATACAAATATCGTAACATCTGCATTAATGAAGATATTATATTTTACCCAGATGATAAAATTCAGAGATTTAGTATATAAAACCTTAGAATCCATTGATATAGCAGTTGCCATAACAGATAAAGATTTTAATATTGAATTTGTTAATGAATCATTCTTAAAAATGGCAGAAAAAAAAGAAGGCAGTATTTATGATATGATACCGGTTTTAAACCAATTTAGAAAAAATTTTGAAGATGCTATAAAAAATAAAACTCCTTTTGAAACCAAATTTTCTTCCCTTAGCAGAAAAGTTTATGAATTAAAACTTTTTCCTATTTTAACTCAGGATACAATATCGCAGGTGGTTATCTTAATAGAAGATATAACCGAAAAAGAAGAACTTGAAACCCAAATTATGCAAACGGAAAAGCTCGCAGTAATAGGAAGACTTGCTGCCGGTATATCCCACGAGATAAAAAATCCACTTGCAGCAATTTCCCAAACTGCCTTTTCTCTCAAAAGAAAAGCCATAAGAAATGCAAATAACTTAAAAGATAGTGTGATAGAAGCATCAGAAAGGATAGAAAGAAATATAAACAGAGCCACGGAAATAATTAATAGATTGCTTAATTTCTCAAAACCTTTTTATTCTAAGCTCGAAATTGTAAATCTAAAAGATTTATTGGAAGAAGCCATAAAACTTGCTTTAATCAAAGAATATGATGTAAAAATAATAAAAAATCTACAGGATA
The DNA window shown above is from Venenivibrio stagnispumantis and carries:
- a CDS encoding two-component system sensor histidine kinase NtrB, encoding MEVLIFIWIIYFLIVKFIGGDYKNHIRLIVSFAIILIHYALYLIFQEKYINIFGNSLFILVNLFLFDYLNYTLQKKIKLFVFKFFTLLFISEIISNLYKINLYNIPFVLSILVLSFRNYKSNLELVLWNITLIIIAVSYFYNFYFYYFYALLTPFFIKNLLDTYQDTLKKEERDFKLRIRKEIDFEINRQIEDLRNELEIIYKKLKEIFRLSSFTIKEFDIDSMLTKFCSGLLDLGYTGVYVVVENIQKKEGFFPNVKRFQEEIFPKLNTLQIIEDRYIAIPLSIEDKNIGYVAIYKKNPIDISEIEYLQIYTNIVTSALMKILYFTQMIKFRDLVYKTLESIDIAVAITDKDFNIEFVNESFLKMAEKKEGSIYDMIPVLNQFRKNFEDAIKNKTPFETKFSSLSRKVYELKLFPILTQDTISQVVILIEDITEKEELETQIMQTEKLAVIGRLAAGISHEIKNPLAAISQTAFSLKRKAIRNANNLKDSVIEASERIERNINRATEIINRLLNFSKPFYSKLEIVNLKDLLEEAIKLALIKEYDVKIIKNLQDINILADKNALLQVFINIIINAIEATNYKGEIIIKNYKENNNAVISIKDNGVGIPEDIVDKIFEPFFTTKEKGTGLGLSVSYRIIKDHSGIIKVNSKVGEGTEFLIILPLEVEKNEL
- a CDS encoding Trm112 family protein; translated protein: MIDKEILEIIVCPKCKGELEYKEDCLICRACKLKYKIVEDIPILIVEEAEKIDE